Genomic DNA from bacterium:
CCGGAGATCGCTTCGAGAGCGGAGCTTGATGTCGCGACCCCTGGAAGTCGAACTTGCGGCCAGGGGTTTCAATATCACGGGCTCACTGCCACGCGAACTCTACGACTCGATCGCGCCTCCCGCGTGGCGGGCATCCGAGATCTCTCCAGACATCTGTTCGGTATTGATCGTCGGTCACGCTGGCCGAGGCTTCTGGGAGCGCTTTCGCGTCTCGCCGGAAGCGGAACTGGATGAAGATCCGCTCGATCGCTTTGCACAGCGGAGTTTCGTCGAAATCCGCCGCGATTTTCCTGCGGTGATCGACATCGCTTCCTACACCGCGAAGCGGGATGGCGCGTACCTGCCGCTGCAGAAGCTCGGTTCGCGCGCCGGTTTTGGCACGCCTGGCCGACTGGGTCTCTTGATCCACCCCGAGTTTGGTCCCTGGCTGGCGATGCGCGCGGTGTTCTTCCTGAGTGAGGAAACTCCTCGTTCTGGATCCGGAGATTCCGGCCACAGCGACTTCGAGCCCTGCGTCGACTGCCCGGCCCCGTGTGCAACGGCCTGCCACGGAGGCGCCATTTCCGCCAACGGTATCGACCTGTGGGTGTGTACGCGCAGCAAGACCTCGCATCCCCCCTGTACACGCGGGTGTGATGCTCGCCGGGCCTGCGTCGTTGGTTCCCGCTACGCCTATGGTGACGAACAGCTCGAGCACCACTCGATGCTCCCGTGGATCAGGTCGAAAGACTGAACCGAGCCGAATTCAAATTCTTTCCACGAGTTCGTCGAACGCAGCCATGAGCTTGCTGGTGACCGGACCCGGCACCTCGGTACCGATGTCCTGAGAGTCGAAGCTGCGCACGGGTACAATGCGGGCGCCCGTGCCCGTCAGGAAGATCTCGTCTGCGCTCAGCAGGTCCATGCGCGACAGCGACTGCTCATGTGCGGGAATTCCCAGTCCACCGGCCAGTTCGATCACGGTCTCGCGCGTGATGCCTTCCAGCGCACCGTCGCAGGTCGGCGGTGTGCGCAGGGCTCCTTTGCGATGGATGAAGATGTTCGCGACCGTCGCTTCCGCCACCAGCCCGGCGGCGTTCAAGAGCAGTCCTTCGTCGGCGCCGCGAAGTTTCGCCTCGCGTTTGGCCATGACGCTGTTCAGGTAGTTCAAGCTCTTGACCCGGGGGTCGAGTGCGTCGAGTGCAGGCCGGCGCAGACTCGATGTGACCAGTGTCAGACCCTGGGCCAGGTGCTCGGGATCGTATAGCTCTGCATCACAGCAGATACAGATCAGTCGCGGTTCCGGACAACGCGTGGGGTCGACACCGATCGTACCGTCACCGCGGGTGAGCAATAGACGGATGTAGGACTCGTGGCTGCCAAAGGCCGCCGCCGTTTCGTGTACGACTGCACGCACCCGATCGATTCCACCGGGGATCGCGAGTCCGATTGCACTCGCGGAAAACTGCAGACGCGCTAGATGCCGATCCAGACGAAAGACCTTGCCCCCATACACGCGGATTCCCTCGAATACACCGTCTCCGTAGAGCAGCCCGTGATCCGTGACGGGGATGTGCGCCTCTTCGGGGCCGACGATGCGACCGTCGATCCAGATCTTCATTGTTCGTTTCCTCCATTCTCACCCGGTCCACCCGCGAGGCGTTCGCCAATCTGCCGTGCAGCGCGTGAGATCTGCTCGCGGATTCGTGCACGCTGCGCTGGTTCGAAGCGCGCGCTCGGTCCCGTGACCGCGATCGCGCCCGCGATGCGTTCGCGCAGACGGATCGGTGCTGCGACACCGGAGAGACCTTCGATCCACTCATCGTGGTTCTCGGCCAGGGCTTCGGCGCGAATCGTCGCGAGTTCGCGTTCGAGCGCCGTGGGCGAAAGAGTCGCGTCGGTGAAACGCTGGGCCGCGGCGCCGGGGTCGGTGACCTGTTCAGGAGCGAACGCCATGTACAGCTTGCCGATCGCGGTCGCGTGCACTGGAATGCGTTCGCCAACGCGCGGTGCGGCGCGCAGGAAGCCGCTGCCCTCGCGCTTGGCCAACACGTACAGGCGCGAACCGCGCGCGCCCGCCAGGAAGATGGTCTGCTCCAGTGTTTCGGCCAGCTCTTCCATCACCGGCTCGGCGGCGCTGACGACTGGTTCCCGTTCCAGGATGCCGACCCCCAGCGCGACCAGGGCGATGCCGGGTCGATAGCGCCCGTCCGCGCTGCGCTCGACCATGCCGCGTCGTCCCAGCGCCGCAAGAAGGCGATGGGCGGTCGCCTTGGGCAGATCCAGAGCCCGCCCGATCTCGCTCACCCCCCGGGGTGCACCGGCGCTGTGGAGATGCTGGAGGATGTCGAGGGCCTTCTCGACGGTGCCCAGTGCGCTCACAGGAGCGACTTTCGGGATGTTTCATATAGTGGAACGATGTTCCTCATATCGAAACAATCATACCGCGAGCACAGCTCACCTACAAGCGGGTATCCCGCGGCGACCGGGTGAGAGATCCCGTCTAATGACCGGCGACACCCCGGTACATGGATCCCAGGATTCGCGGTGTCTTTTCGCGCTCGAAGCGCTCCAGGTGCTGCAGCCGAAAGCCCGATTTCTCGATCACTGCGTCGATGGCACGGTTCAGATTGCAGCCGCAGCCGATGACCTTCTGGATCGGGTTGAGGCGATCCTGCCAGCGCGCGACGGCGTCGTCGTCGCTGCGGCCGTGCTCGACAAAGAGCATCTGGCCTTCCGGTTTCAGCACGCGTCGCATTTCCAGCAGCGCAGCGACCGGGTCGGGAATCGTGCACAGCGTCCAGGTAACGGCGACCGTGTCGAAACGGGCGTCATCGTAGGGTAGGTGCCGATCGGCCGGAAGCGCGTGGCGCTCTACAGGAAAACCCGCTGCCTCGATGCGTTTTTCAACCACCTCTTCCAGCGCATCCATCGGGTCGAGTGCGGACAATGATCCTACCGTATCGGGGTAGTACTTCAGATTCAGTCCCGTTCCGAAGCCGATCTCCAGCACGTCGCCGCGAGCCAGTGCCAGCGTTTCGGCGCGCAGGTCATTCATGCCCCGCATCGCGGCGTCGAGGATGTGCGGGAAGATGCGTCGTTCGTAGAATCCCATGCGGGAATTCTATCAGTTTTCGCTATTCCGCTTCCTCGCGCGAACGCATCTCGAGTCCGATCACCGCGGCGGTAAATCCGTCGCTGCCGTTACTCAGACGAGGGTCTCCGCTCAGTGCGTCGTAGAACTCGTGAAAG
This window encodes:
- the ilvE gene encoding branched-chain-amino-acid transaminase, with the protein product MKIWIDGRIVGPEEAHIPVTDHGLLYGDGVFEGIRVYGGKVFRLDRHLARLQFSASAIGLAIPGGIDRVRAVVHETAAAFGSHESYIRLLLTRGDGTIGVDPTRCPEPRLICICCDAELYDPEHLAQGLTLVTSSLRRPALDALDPRVKSLNYLNSVMAKREAKLRGADEGLLLNAAGLVAEATVANIFIHRKGALRTPPTCDGALEGITRETVIELAGGLGIPAHEQSLSRMDLLSADEIFLTGTGARIVPVRSFDSQDIGTEVPGPVTSKLMAAFDELVERI
- a CDS encoding IclR family transcriptional regulator, whose protein sequence is MSALGTVEKALDILQHLHSAGAPRGVSEIGRALDLPKATAHRLLAALGRRGMVERSADGRYRPGIALVALGVGILEREPVVSAAEPVMEELAETLEQTIFLAGARGSRLYVLAKREGSGFLRAAPRVGERIPVHATAIGKLYMAFAPEQVTDPGAAAQRFTDATLSPTALERELATIRAEALAENHDEWIEGLSGVAAPIRLRERIAGAIAVTGPSARFEPAQRARIREQISRAARQIGERLAGGPGENGGNEQ
- a CDS encoding class I SAM-dependent methyltransferase; the protein is MGFYERRIFPHILDAAMRGMNDLRAETLALARGDVLEIGFGTGLNLKYYPDTVGSLSALDPMDALEEVVEKRIEAAGFPVERHALPADRHLPYDDARFDTVAVTWTLCTIPDPVAALLEMRRVLKPEGQMLFVEHGRSDDDAVARWQDRLNPIQKVIGCGCNLNRAIDAVIEKSGFRLQHLERFEREKTPRILGSMYRGVAGH